A single region of the Acidobacteriota bacterium genome encodes:
- a CDS encoding acyl-CoA dehydrogenase family protein, whose protein sequence is MDFEIPQDIRDKLAELDDFIEREIKPLERQDDNIRFFDQRREWARTDFENDGKPRPEWEALLREMKRRADAVGHLRFGLPKELGGQDGSNLAMAVIREHLAAKGLGLHNDLQNESSIVGNFPTVIMMHRFGTAAQKAQFMEGMMTGAVRMGFGLTEPDHGSDATWLETSGVRDGDDWVINGAKRFNSGLHAATHDLIFARTSGDPGKADGVTCFIVPTDSPGFEVPFMWWTFNMPTDHAEVSLTDVRVPNEAILGEEGRGLALAQTFVHENRIRQAASGVGAAQFCISESVRYARERIVFGKPLWLNQAIQFPLAELQTECEMVRNLVYKTAWELDQQHHMEVTDKVSMCNYRANRLVCNAADRAIQTHGGIGYTRHMPFEHIYRHHRRYRITEGSEEIQIRRVAGIMFGKRAKR, encoded by the coding sequence ATGGACTTCGAGATTCCCCAGGACATCCGCGACAAGCTGGCCGAGCTCGACGACTTCATCGAGCGCGAGATCAAGCCGCTGGAGCGGCAGGACGACAACATCCGATTCTTCGACCAGCGCCGCGAGTGGGCGCGGACGGACTTCGAGAACGACGGCAAGCCGCGGCCCGAGTGGGAGGCACTGCTGCGCGAGATGAAGCGCCGCGCCGACGCCGTCGGCCATCTCCGGTTCGGCCTGCCGAAGGAACTCGGCGGCCAGGACGGCTCGAACCTGGCGATGGCGGTGATCCGGGAGCACCTGGCGGCCAAGGGCCTGGGGCTCCACAACGACCTGCAGAACGAGTCCTCGATCGTCGGCAACTTCCCGACGGTCATCATGATGCACCGCTTCGGGACGGCGGCCCAGAAGGCGCAGTTCATGGAGGGCATGATGACCGGCGCGGTGCGGATGGGCTTCGGCCTGACCGAGCCGGACCACGGCTCGGACGCGACCTGGCTCGAGACCTCGGGGGTCCGGGACGGCGACGACTGGGTGATCAACGGCGCCAAGCGGTTCAACTCGGGCCTGCACGCGGCCACCCACGACCTGATCTTCGCCCGCACCTCGGGTGATCCGGGGAAGGCGGACGGCGTCACCTGCTTCATCGTGCCCACCGACTCGCCGGGATTCGAGGTCCCCTTCATGTGGTGGACCTTCAACATGCCGACGGACCACGCCGAAGTTTCCCTGACCGACGTGCGTGTGCCGAACGAGGCGATTCTGGGCGAGGAGGGCCGTGGCCTTGCCCTGGCGCAGACCTTCGTCCACGAGAACCGGATCCGTCAGGCCGCGTCGGGCGTCGGCGCGGCGCAGTTCTGCATCAGCGAGAGCGTCAGGTACGCCCGCGAGCGGATCGTCTTCGGCAAGCCCCTATGGCTCAACCAGGCGATCCAGTTCCCGCTCGCCGAACTCCAGACCGAATGCGAGATGGTCCGCAACCTCGTCTACAAGACCGCCTGGGAACTCGACCAGCAGCATCACATGGAGGTCACCGACAAGGTCTCCATGTGCAACTACCGCGCGAACCGTCTCGTCTGCAACGCCGCCGACCGGGCCATCCAGACCCACGGCGGCATCGGCTACACCCGGCACATGCCGTTCGAGCACATCTACCGCCACCACCGGCGGTACCGGATCACGGAAGGCTCCGAGGAGATCCAGATCCGCCGCGTCGCGGGGATCATGTTCGGCAAGCGGGCGAAGCGTTAG
- a CDS encoding alpha/beta hydrolase, whose translation MTTDSAKPRSVRLPGAGSIELQVYDYGNEGAPSLVLLHGMQDLALAFEPLASRFRDRYRVVSFDLRGHGDSGKPGVYALPHFVADLHAVIFQLQLERPVLVGHSLGGQIVSHYAAVFNDVPSVIVNIDGVGAPFRESDMPVENRQLRLQNGHTSLLRAGGHKRPMMDLDDAWRLYCRFHPGLDHELARHLVEIGTTEHPYGGLQWKWDPQVETTGLTMSSRLSEERWPWVSCPVLVVTGGRSAEFYRGRGGIDHDTPAAPDEIERRVRLFRNVHHVEIPEAGHMVHFDAPERLGEIIDAYLEAG comes from the coding sequence ATGACGACAGACTCGGCCAAGCCCCGGAGTGTCCGCCTCCCTGGTGCCGGCAGCATCGAACTGCAGGTCTACGACTACGGCAACGAAGGTGCGCCATCTCTCGTCCTGCTGCACGGTATGCAGGATCTGGCCTTGGCGTTCGAGCCGCTGGCGAGCCGGTTCCGCGACCGCTACCGGGTCGTTTCCTTCGACCTGCGCGGCCACGGCGACAGCGGCAAGCCCGGCGTCTACGCCTTGCCGCACTTCGTCGCCGATCTGCACGCGGTCATCTTCCAGCTCCAACTGGAGCGGCCGGTGCTGGTGGGTCACAGCCTGGGCGGCCAGATCGTCAGCCACTACGCGGCGGTGTTCAACGACGTGCCAAGCGTGATCGTGAACATCGACGGCGTCGGCGCACCGTTCCGCGAGAGCGACATGCCGGTCGAGAATCGCCAGCTTCGCCTGCAGAACGGCCACACCAGCCTGCTGAGGGCCGGAGGCCACAAGCGGCCGATGATGGACCTGGACGACGCCTGGCGGCTGTACTGCAGGTTCCATCCCGGGCTCGATCATGAGCTGGCGCGGCACCTGGTGGAGATTGGCACGACCGAGCACCCGTACGGCGGCCTGCAGTGGAAGTGGGACCCGCAGGTCGAGACGACGGGGCTGACAATGTCAAGCCGCCTGTCAGAAGAGCGCTGGCCCTGGGTTTCCTGTCCGGTGCTCGTCGTCACCGGGGGCCGTTCCGCCGAGTTCTACCGTGGCCGCGGCGGGATCGACCACGACACGCCCGCCGCACCGGACGAGATCGAGCGCCGGGTGCGCCTGTTCCGCAACGTGCACCACGTCGAGATCCCGGAGGCGGGCCACATGGTCCACTTCGACGCACCGGAGCGGCTCGGTGAGATCATCGACGCGTACCTGGAAGCCGGGTAA
- a CDS encoding phosphotransferase produces MGLLRRLTRTPTPPKVQVRVLIRGRIGAGWHDVDRTFRLAPGATLAELLPLADVAGVPLTSAIEESPHLRDTLMINGERCPLESNRDRPLEDGDEIYLLAPVAGGSGTAWAPDSFEARLERVLRREIDSCRRLTAIERLSGGASQETYRLEVKVPGGPRVLALRRSPGGKAEEAKAVERSAPGLRIEAKLMQVARENGIPGPEVFYVLEPADQLGAGFVMEWLDGIALGARIVRSSDLAETRPKLARQCGEILGRLHTIDLEGHGLDRDLASLSAVDFIGQTRGRYEALGTPQPMIDFTARWLMKNLPDSPDRALVHNDFRNGNLMVDKTGVIAVLDWEIAHIGDPMRDLGWICTNSWRYGAGPELPVGGFGTYGDLFAGYEATSGKAVDLKRVQYWEVFGSFWWAVSTLGITQHYRTGLDPSVERVTIGRRTTECQVDCVNLLIPGPVELVGAPDQLPDPDMPRLEELVGATRDFLHGQVREETTGRTRFHALVASNALDIVHRDLHLGAEHRRREHERLRGLLRTDGSLLELRWKLVHAIREDGIALDDRKLHEHLRATVVNQIAIDQPKYSGFKTAAGL; encoded by the coding sequence ATGGGCCTGCTGCGCCGTCTGACTCGAACCCCCACGCCGCCGAAGGTCCAGGTCCGGGTGCTGATCCGGGGCCGAATCGGCGCGGGCTGGCACGATGTCGACCGCACGTTCCGACTTGCTCCCGGAGCCACGCTGGCGGAGTTGCTACCGCTCGCTGATGTCGCCGGCGTCCCCCTGACCTCGGCGATCGAAGAGTCTCCCCACCTGCGCGACACGCTGATGATCAACGGCGAGCGCTGCCCGCTCGAGAGCAACCGCGACCGGCCGCTCGAGGATGGTGACGAGATCTACCTCCTCGCTCCCGTTGCCGGCGGCAGCGGCACCGCCTGGGCGCCGGACAGCTTCGAGGCCCGGCTGGAACGGGTGCTGCGGCGGGAGATCGACAGCTGCAGGCGCCTGACCGCCATCGAGCGGCTCTCGGGCGGCGCCAGCCAGGAGACCTACCGGCTCGAGGTCAAGGTGCCCGGAGGCCCTCGCGTGCTCGCGCTCAGGCGATCGCCGGGCGGCAAGGCGGAAGAAGCCAAGGCAGTCGAGCGCAGCGCGCCGGGCCTGCGCATCGAAGCGAAGCTGATGCAGGTCGCCCGCGAGAACGGCATCCCCGGGCCCGAGGTGTTCTACGTGCTGGAGCCCGCCGACCAGCTCGGGGCGGGCTTCGTCATGGAGTGGCTCGACGGCATCGCGCTGGGCGCGCGGATCGTGCGCTCCTCCGACCTCGCCGAGACGCGACCGAAACTGGCCCGGCAATGCGGCGAGATCCTTGGGCGGCTGCACACGATCGACCTGGAAGGCCACGGCCTCGACCGGGATCTGGCGAGCCTCAGCGCGGTCGACTTCATCGGGCAGACCCGCGGCCGCTACGAGGCCCTCGGCACACCGCAACCGATGATCGACTTCACCGCGCGCTGGCTGATGAAGAACCTGCCGGATTCGCCGGATCGGGCCCTGGTCCACAACGACTTCCGGAACGGCAACCTGATGGTCGACAAGACGGGTGTCATTGCGGTGCTCGACTGGGAGATCGCCCACATCGGCGACCCGATGCGGGACCTGGGCTGGATCTGCACGAACTCCTGGCGCTACGGCGCCGGCCCCGAGCTTCCGGTCGGCGGCTTCGGGACATACGGGGACCTGTTCGCCGGCTACGAGGCGACCAGCGGCAAGGCGGTCGACCTGAAGCGCGTGCAGTACTGGGAGGTGTTCGGCTCCTTCTGGTGGGCCGTCTCCACCCTCGGCATCACGCAGCACTACCGCACGGGACTGGACCCCTCGGTCGAGCGCGTGACGATCGGACGCCGCACCACGGAGTGTCAGGTCGACTGCGTGAATCTCCTGATCCCCGGTCCGGTCGAACTCGTCGGGGCGCCCGACCAGCTCCCGGACCCCGACATGCCCCGGCTCGAGGAGCTCGTCGGCGCGACCCGGGACTTCCTGCACGGCCAGGTGCGCGAGGAGACGACCGGACGGACCCGCTTCCACGCTCTCGTCGCCAGCAACGCCCTCGACATCGTCCATCGCGATCTGCACCTCGGAGCCGAGCATCGCCGCCGGGAGCACGAACGCCTCCGCGGCCTGCTCCGTACCGACGGCTCGCTCCTGGAACTGCGCTGGAAGCTCGTCCACGCGATCCGCGAGGACGGGATCGCCCTCGACGACCGGAAGCTGCACGAACACCTGCGCGCCACCGTCGTCAATCAGATCGCCATCGACCAGCCGAAGTACTCGGGCTTCAAGACCGCCGCGGGGCTATAG
- a CDS encoding carboxymuconolactone decarboxylase family protein has protein sequence MKTQTFRRTAAVALGLAFVASSLSAQWTRRETGPRIPPAEGVESINLISTLSHHPPLMEAWGPFGGYILRGSTLPDRDREMVILRTAWLNEAEYEWGYHARAARAAGMTDEEIRNVAVGENAGPWSSFERYLLRAATELHRRSAISERTWAFLKARYTDQQMIDLIFTVGQYRMVSMALRSIRVEPDDGLEPFPEDVPRR, from the coding sequence ATGAAGACACAGACCTTTCGCAGGACGGCAGCGGTGGCGCTCGGCCTGGCCTTCGTCGCCAGTTCCCTCTCGGCTCAGTGGACGCGACGCGAAACCGGGCCCAGGATTCCACCCGCTGAAGGTGTCGAGAGCATCAACCTGATCAGCACTCTTTCCCACCACCCGCCGCTGATGGAGGCCTGGGGCCCGTTCGGAGGCTACATCCTGCGCGGCAGCACCCTCCCCGACCGGGACCGCGAGATGGTCATCCTGCGCACCGCGTGGCTTAACGAGGCCGAGTACGAATGGGGGTACCACGCGCGGGCGGCCAGGGCGGCCGGCATGACGGACGAGGAGATCCGCAACGTCGCCGTCGGCGAGAACGCCGGTCCGTGGAGCAGCTTCGAGCGCTACCTTCTGCGCGCGGCGACCGAACTGCACCGGCGGTCGGCCATCTCCGAACGGACCTGGGCTTTCCTGAAGGCCCGCTATACCGACCAGCAGATGATCGACCTGATCTTCACGGTCGGGCAGTACCGGATGGTGTCGATGGCGCTCAGGAGTATCCGCGTCGAGCCCGACGATGGCCTGGAGCCCTTCCCCGAGGACGTGCCGCGAAGGTAG
- a CDS encoding LLM class flavin-dependent oxidoreductase, translating to MRISISVQSAYNVDDPREGARRMVDRARAAREAGLDALFVGDHHATALPYYQNTAILGRMLAEWGDRPAGALYLLPLWHPVIVAEQVGTLASLIQGRFILQCAIGPADNQFEAMGVPVRQRPSRFEQSLSILRRLWCGETVTTGGENDRFGLREARISPCPPEPVEVWIGASAPPAIDRAARLGDGWLAAPGLTPAEAAGQLGLYREACERHGRPVGVSAIRRDVYVGETPVEAEQAAAGVIARGYRGFPREALIVGDARRAAAAFAELGETGYDEVVVRHLVQDPARVLQSIGRLAEVRERLAG from the coding sequence ATGCGAATCAGCATCTCGGTCCAGAGCGCCTACAACGTCGACGATCCACGGGAAGGAGCGCGCCGCATGGTGGATCGGGCGCGCGCCGCCCGGGAGGCCGGACTCGACGCCCTGTTCGTCGGCGACCACCATGCGACGGCGCTGCCGTACTACCAGAACACGGCAATCCTTGGGCGGATGCTGGCGGAGTGGGGAGATCGGCCGGCCGGCGCCCTCTACCTTCTGCCGCTTTGGCACCCCGTGATCGTCGCGGAGCAGGTCGGCACGCTGGCCAGCCTGATCCAGGGGCGGTTCATCCTCCAGTGCGCGATCGGTCCGGCCGACAACCAGTTCGAGGCGATGGGCGTTCCGGTCCGGCAGCGGCCGTCGCGGTTCGAGCAGTCGCTCTCCATCCTGCGCCGACTGTGGTGCGGGGAGACGGTGACCACTGGAGGCGAGAACGATCGCTTCGGGCTTCGCGAGGCCCGTATCTCGCCCTGCCCGCCGGAACCGGTCGAGGTCTGGATCGGCGCCTCGGCGCCGCCCGCGATCGACCGCGCGGCCCGGCTGGGTGACGGCTGGCTGGCGGCCCCCGGGTTGACGCCGGCGGAGGCCGCGGGACAGCTAGGCCTCTACCGCGAGGCTTGTGAACGACACGGCCGCCCGGTCGGCGTGTCCGCGATCCGGCGCGACGTCTACGTCGGCGAGACGCCGGTGGAAGCGGAGCAGGCGGCGGCAGGAGTCATTGCGCGCGGCTACCGGGGTTTTCCCCGCGAAGCGCTGATCGTCGGAGATGCGCGTCGAGCCGCGGCCGCGTTCGCGGAACTGGGTGAAACGGGGTACGACGAGGTCGTCGTGCGCCACCTGGTGCAGGATCCGGCGCGCGTGCTGCAGTCGATCGGCCGACTGGCCGAAGTCCGGGAACGACTGGCCGGCTGA